A genome region from Pseudomonas sp. S06B 330 includes the following:
- the hflK gene encoding FtsH protease activity modulator HflK yields MAWNEPGGNSNNQDPWGGRRGGDKKGPPDLDEAFRKLQDSLNGMFGSGKKRGGDGGIGKGGGFGLLGVGLAVLAAIWLYSAVYVVDEQEQAVVLRFGKYYETVGPGLNIYFPPIDRKYMENVTRERAYTKQGQMLTEDENIVEVPLTVQYKITNLQDFVLNVDQPEVSLQHATDSALRHVVGSTAMDKVLTEGREQMAVEIKERLQRFLDTYRTGITVTQVNVQSAAAPREVQEAFDDVIRAREDEQRARNQAESYANGVVPEARGQAQRIIEDANGYRDEVVSRAKGEADRFTKLVAEYRKAPEVTRQRLYLDTMQEVYSNTSKVLVSGKDGQSNLLYLPLDKMVEGSRTSSAPVSVPASANDAANRAAAELQQQQTQLRSRESR; encoded by the coding sequence ATGGCTTGGAATGAGCCGGGTGGCAACTCGAACAATCAGGATCCTTGGGGCGGCCGCCGTGGCGGCGACAAGAAAGGACCGCCGGATCTCGACGAGGCCTTCCGCAAGCTGCAGGACAGCCTGAACGGCATGTTCGGCAGTGGCAAAAAACGCGGCGGTGACGGTGGCATCGGCAAGGGTGGTGGCTTCGGCCTGCTCGGCGTCGGTCTGGCCGTGCTGGCAGCTATCTGGCTGTACAGCGCCGTGTATGTGGTCGACGAACAGGAGCAGGCCGTAGTGCTGCGCTTCGGCAAATACTACGAAACCGTAGGGCCGGGCCTGAACATCTACTTCCCGCCGATCGATCGCAAGTACATGGAAAACGTCACGCGTGAGCGTGCCTATACCAAGCAGGGGCAGATGCTCACTGAAGACGAGAACATCGTCGAAGTGCCGCTGACCGTGCAGTACAAAATCACCAACCTGCAGGATTTCGTGCTGAACGTTGATCAGCCTGAAGTCAGCCTGCAGCACGCGACTGACAGTGCTCTGCGCCATGTGGTGGGCTCCACCGCCATGGACAAGGTGCTGACCGAAGGTCGTGAGCAGATGGCCGTGGAAATCAAGGAGCGCCTGCAGCGTTTCCTCGATACCTACCGTACCGGTATCACCGTCACCCAGGTCAACGTACAGAGCGCGGCAGCCCCGCGTGAAGTGCAGGAAGCCTTTGACGACGTGATCCGTGCCCGTGAAGACGAGCAGCGGGCCCGCAACCAGGCCGAGTCCTACGCCAACGGCGTGGTGCCAGAAGCCCGTGGTCAGGCTCAGCGGATCATCGAAGACGCCAACGGTTACCGCGACGAAGTCGTCTCGCGCGCCAAGGGTGAGGCTGATCGCTTCACCAAGCTGGTCGCCGAGTACCGCAAGGCTCCTGAGGTGACCCGTCAGCGTCTGTACCTGGACACCATGCAGGAAGTCTACAGCAACACCAGCAAGGTCCTGGTTTCCGGTAAGGATGGCCAGAGCAACTTGCTGTACCTGCCGTTGGACAAGATGGTTGAAGGTAGCCGTACCAGCAGTGCCCCGGTCAGCGTCCCGGCTTCGGCCAACGACGCAGCCAATCGCGCGGCGGCGGAGCTGCAACAGCAGCAAACACAGTTGCGTTCTAGGGAGAGCCGCTGA
- the hflX gene encoding ribosome rescue GTPase HflX → MFFERHGGGERAVLVHLEGQNPEAREDPQEFRELALSAGADIVAFANVARHQPTAKYLIGSGKVEELRDLVKAEQVDLVIFNHTLTPSQERNLERVFECRVLDRTGLILDIFAQRARTHEGKLQVELAQLEHMSTRLVRGWTHLERQKGGIGLRGPGESQLETDRRLLRVRLRQIKSRLEKVRSQREQARRGRKRADIPSVSLVGYTNAGKSTLFNAMTQSEVYAADQLFATLDPTLRRLELDDVGPIVLADTVGFIRHLPHKLVEAFRATLEESSNSDLLLHVIDAHEPDRMEQIEQVMAVLGEIGAEGLPILEVYNKLDLLEGVEPQIQRDADGKPQRVWVSARDGRGLELVGQAIAELLGDDLFIGTLRLEQRFARLRAQFFALGAVQGEEHDDEGSSLLAVRVSRVEFNRLVSREGLKPAEFIEQHTLQ, encoded by the coding sequence TTGTTCTTTGAGCGCCACGGTGGTGGTGAACGAGCAGTCCTCGTTCACTTGGAAGGTCAGAACCCTGAGGCGCGCGAAGATCCGCAGGAGTTTCGGGAGCTGGCACTGTCGGCTGGGGCCGATATTGTCGCGTTCGCCAATGTGGCGCGACATCAGCCCACCGCCAAATACCTGATTGGCAGCGGCAAGGTCGAGGAACTGCGCGACCTGGTCAAAGCCGAACAGGTAGATTTGGTGATTTTCAATCACACCCTCACACCCAGTCAGGAACGTAACCTCGAGCGAGTATTCGAGTGTCGCGTGCTTGACCGCACCGGTTTGATTCTCGATATTTTCGCCCAGCGGGCGCGTACCCATGAAGGCAAGCTCCAGGTTGAACTGGCCCAGCTTGAGCACATGAGCACGCGGCTGGTTCGCGGCTGGACGCACCTTGAGCGGCAGAAAGGCGGTATCGGTCTGCGCGGCCCGGGTGAATCCCAGCTGGAAACCGACCGTCGCCTGTTGCGGGTACGTCTGCGCCAGATCAAATCACGCCTGGAAAAGGTCCGCAGCCAGCGCGAGCAGGCTCGCCGTGGGCGTAAGCGCGCAGATATCCCGTCGGTTTCGCTGGTTGGCTATACCAACGCCGGTAAATCGACCCTGTTCAATGCCATGACCCAATCCGAGGTCTACGCAGCCGATCAGTTGTTTGCGACACTTGATCCGACCTTGCGCCGGCTTGAGCTCGACGATGTCGGGCCGATTGTCCTGGCCGATACCGTGGGCTTCATTCGTCACCTGCCACACAAGCTGGTCGAGGCTTTTCGAGCTACGCTCGAAGAGTCGAGCAACTCGGATCTGCTGCTGCATGTGATCGACGCGCATGAACCTGATCGGATGGAGCAGATCGAGCAGGTCATGGCGGTACTGGGGGAGATTGGTGCAGAAGGCTTGCCGATCCTCGAGGTCTATAACAAACTCGACCTGCTTGAAGGTGTCGAGCCGCAGATTCAGCGCGATGCCGACGGCAAGCCGCAGCGAGTTTGGGTCTCGGCGCGTGATGGGCGTGGCCTGGAACTGGTGGGGCAGGCAATCGCCGAGTTGCTGGGGGATGACCTGTTTATCGGAACCTTGCGCCTTGAACAGCGTTTTGCGCGATTGCGCGCGCAATTCTTTGCATTGGGCGCAGTGCAGGGCGAAGAGCACGACGATGAAGGCAGCAGTCTTCTGGCCGTGCGAGTGTCTCGGGTCGAGTTCAATCGCCTGGTCAGTCGCGAAGGTTTGAAGCCAGCGGAGTTCATCGAGCAACACACTTTGCAATAA
- the hfq gene encoding RNA chaperone Hfq, with protein sequence MSKGHSLQDPYLNTLRKEKVGVSIYLVNGIKLQGTIESFDQFVILLKNTVSQMVYKHAISTVVPVRPIRLPSATESEQGDAEPGNA encoded by the coding sequence ATGTCAAAAGGGCATTCGCTACAAGACCCTTACTTGAATACTTTGAGAAAAGAAAAAGTTGGGGTTTCGATCTATTTGGTTAACGGCATCAAGCTGCAAGGCACGATCGAATCCTTCGACCAGTTCGTGATCCTGCTGAAAAACACCGTAAGCCAGATGGTTTACAAGCACGCTATCTCGACAGTAGTTCCTGTGCGTCCGATCCGTCTGCCAAGCGCAACCGAATCCGAGCAAGGCGACGCTGAGCCAGGTAACGCCTGA
- the miaA gene encoding tRNA (adenosine(37)-N6)-dimethylallyltransferase MiaA, with translation MSGKPPAIFLMGPTAAGKTDLAIELTKVLPCELISVDSALVYRGMDIGTAKPSKDILAAHPHRLIDILDPAQSYSAADFRRDALEAMADITARGKIPLLVGGTMLYYKALLEGLADMPAADPQVRAELEEEAARLGLHGLHQQLAAVDPESAARIHPNDPQRLIRALEVYRVSGMTMTAHRQRQSAESSAAGPSAAGHLPYTVASLAIAPNDRHVLHERIALRFGQMLEQGFVDEVRVLRARSDLHAGLPSIRAVGYRQVWDHLDGKLTSVEMQERGIIATRQLAKRQFTWLRSWADLHWLDSLACDNLSRTLKYLGSVSILS, from the coding sequence ATGAGTGGCAAACCTCCCGCGATTTTCCTGATGGGCCCGACCGCGGCGGGCAAAACCGATCTGGCCATCGAACTGACCAAAGTGCTGCCCTGCGAGCTGATCAGTGTCGACTCGGCATTGGTTTATCGGGGCATGGATATCGGCACCGCCAAGCCTTCGAAAGACATCCTGGCGGCGCATCCGCACCGCCTGATCGATATTCTCGACCCGGCGCAAAGCTATTCAGCGGCTGATTTTCGTCGCGACGCGCTGGAGGCCATGGCCGATATCACCGCCCGCGGCAAAATACCGCTATTGGTCGGTGGCACCATGCTTTATTACAAAGCCCTGCTCGAAGGCCTGGCCGATATGCCAGCGGCTGATCCGCAGGTGCGCGCCGAGCTCGAAGAAGAGGCGGCACGCCTTGGATTGCACGGCCTGCACCAGCAATTAGCGGCTGTTGACCCTGAGTCGGCCGCGCGGATTCACCCCAATGACCCTCAGCGCCTGATCCGCGCGCTTGAGGTTTATCGGGTCAGCGGCATGACAATGACGGCCCATCGCCAACGTCAATCCGCGGAAAGTAGCGCCGCAGGCCCTTCGGCAGCGGGCCATTTGCCCTATACTGTCGCCAGCCTGGCCATTGCGCCGAATGATCGGCACGTTTTGCACGAGCGGATTGCGCTACGATTTGGGCAAATGCTGGAACAGGGCTTCGTTGACGAGGTCCGAGTGCTGCGAGCCAGAAGTGACTTGCATGCGGGACTGCCGTCTATACGGGCGGTTGGTTATCGCCAGGTCTGGGATCATCTTGATGGCAAGTTAACATCAGTTGAGATGCAGGAGCGCGGCATTATTGCCACTCGCCAATTGGCGAAGCGGCAATTCACCTGGTTGCGTAGTTGGGCTGACTTGCATTGGTTGGACAGCCTGGCTTGCGACAATCTGTCTCGCACCTTGAAATACCTGGGGTCGGTCTCCATATTGAGCTGA
- the mutL gene encoding DNA mismatch repair endonuclease MutL gives MTDSARIELLSPRLANQIAAGEVVERPASVIKELLENSLDSGARRIDVEVEQGGVKLLRVRDDGRGIAADDLPLALARHATSKIRDLEDLERVMSLGFRGEALASISSVARLTLTSRTRDADQAWQVETEGRDMAPRVQPAAHPAGTSVEVRDLFFNTPARRKFLKTEKTEFDHLQEVIRRLALARFDVAFHLRHNGKSILSLHEALDDNARARRVAAICGPGFLEQALPIEIERNGLHLWGWVGLPTFSRSQADLQYFFVNGRAVRDKLVAHAVRQAYRDVLFNGRHPTFVLFLEVDPTGVDVNVHPTKHEVRFRDGRMVHDFLYGTLHRALADVRPEDQLAAPATTSEIVRPSGIQAGEFGPQGEMRLAANLLEQPSAQPSVRPPGDGNGGGGGYQYQYTPRPAQAVPAAEAQGVYREFFAPLNEAAPAVLPDSQGDIPPLGYALAQLKGIYILAENAVGLVLVDMHAAHERIMYERLKVAMASEGLSGQPLLVPESLALSQREADCAEEHAEWFQRLGFELQRLGPESLAIRQIPALLKQAEANRLVQDVLADLMEYGTSDRIQAHLNELLGTMACHGAIRANRRLALAEMNGLLRDMENTERSGQCNHGRPTWTQMGLDDLDKLFLRGR, from the coding sequence ATGACCGACAGTGCGCGGATCGAGCTGCTCAGCCCGCGGCTGGCGAACCAGATTGCCGCCGGTGAGGTGGTCGAGCGTCCAGCATCGGTGATCAAGGAACTGCTGGAAAACAGCCTGGACTCCGGTGCCCGTCGGATTGACGTGGAAGTTGAGCAGGGCGGAGTAAAATTGCTGCGGGTGCGTGACGATGGTCGTGGCATCGCCGCCGACGACCTACCGTTGGCCCTGGCGCGTCACGCCACCAGCAAAATCCGCGACCTGGAAGACCTGGAACGGGTAATGAGCCTTGGCTTTCGTGGTGAGGCCCTGGCTTCGATCAGTTCGGTGGCGCGCCTGACCCTCACCTCGCGTACCCGTGACGCGGACCAAGCCTGGCAAGTGGAAACCGAAGGCCGTGACATGGCCCCACGGGTGCAACCAGCAGCGCACCCGGCTGGTACCTCGGTGGAAGTGCGTGATCTGTTCTTCAACACCCCGGCCCGCCGCAAATTTCTCAAGACCGAGAAAACCGAATTCGATCACCTGCAGGAGGTGATCCGGCGCCTGGCGCTGGCGCGTTTCGATGTCGCTTTTCACCTGCGCCACAACGGCAAGAGCATTCTCAGCCTGCACGAAGCCTTGGACGATAACGCCCGGGCTCGGCGCGTAGCGGCAATCTGCGGCCCGGGCTTCCTTGAGCAGGCGCTGCCGATCGAAATCGAACGCAACGGTTTGCACCTGTGGGGCTGGGTGGGTTTGCCGACCTTCTCGCGCAGTCAGGCTGACTTGCAGTACTTCTTCGTCAACGGCCGTGCCGTGCGTGACAAGCTGGTAGCCCACGCGGTACGCCAGGCCTATCGCGATGTATTGTTCAATGGGCGGCACCCGACCTTCGTGCTGTTCCTTGAGGTCGACCCTACTGGTGTTGACGTCAACGTTCATCCGACCAAGCATGAAGTGCGCTTTCGTGACGGGCGCATGGTCCACGATTTTCTCTATGGCACCTTACACCGGGCCCTGGCTGACGTGCGCCCGGAAGATCAACTGGCTGCGCCCGCCACAACCAGTGAGATCGTCCGCCCCAGCGGTATACAGGCAGGCGAATTTGGTCCCCAGGGCGAAATGCGCCTGGCGGCAAACCTGCTCGAACAACCGTCGGCCCAGCCGAGCGTTCGACCTCCGGGTGATGGCAACGGCGGCGGGGGCGGTTATCAGTATCAGTACACGCCGCGCCCGGCCCAGGCCGTACCGGCTGCCGAGGCGCAGGGCGTCTACCGTGAATTCTTTGCACCGCTGAACGAGGCAGCACCTGCGGTGCTGCCCGACAGCCAGGGTGATATTCCACCCCTAGGCTACGCCCTGGCGCAGCTCAAGGGCATCTATATCCTCGCCGAGAATGCCGTGGGTCTGGTGCTGGTAGACATGCATGCAGCCCATGAGCGCATCATGTATGAACGCCTCAAGGTGGCCATGGCCAGTGAAGGCCTGAGCGGCCAGCCGTTGCTGGTGCCTGAATCCCTGGCGCTGAGCCAGCGCGAGGCCGACTGCGCCGAAGAACACGCCGAATGGTTCCAGCGCCTGGGCTTCGAGCTGCAGCGCCTGGGCCCGGAAAGCCTGGCGATCCGTCAGATTCCGGCATTGCTCAAGCAGGCTGAGGCCAATCGTTTGGTCCAGGATGTGCTCGCCGACCTGATGGAGTACGGCACCAGCGACCGCATTCAGGCGCACCTGAACGAATTGCTCGGCACCATGGCCTGTCACGGCGCCATTCGCGCCAACCGTCGTCTGGCCCTGGCAGAAATGAATGGTCTGTTGCGCGACATGGAGAACACCGAGCGCAGCGGCCAGTGCAACCACGGCCGACCGACCTGGACCCAAATGGGCCTGGACGATCTGGACAAACTGTTCCTGCGCGGTCGATAA
- a CDS encoding N-acetylmuramoyl-L-alanine amidase, which produces MGIGMRIRALVAVVGLLLTAVTVDALAVTQVKSMRLWRAPDNTRLVFDLSGPVQHSVFTLTAPDRLVIDINGATLAAPLAVSTSNTPITSVRSAQRTPTDLRVVIDLSKSVTPKSFTLAPNAQYGNRLVVDLFDQAADAVAPAPTPPVATTPAVPVTPAQPSIKLTPVPSGKRDIVIAIDAGHGGEDPGASGSKGQHEKDIVLSIAKELQRQINSEKGFRAELTRTGDYFIPLRKRTEIARKKGADLFISIHADAAPSKAAFGASVFALSDRGATSETARWLADSENRSDLIGGAGNVSLDDKDRMLAGVLLDLSMTASLSSSLNVGQKVLGNMGRVTPLHKRRVEQAGFMVLKSPDIPSILVETGFISNANEAAKLATRSHQQSLARSIHSGVRQFFQQNPPPGTYIAFLRDSGKIAQGPREHSVRPGETLAMIAVRYQVSVASLRSANSLKSDELKVGQSLNIPTTALASQQ; this is translated from the coding sequence ATGGGGATAGGTATGCGCATTCGCGCACTGGTTGCGGTCGTAGGGTTGCTGCTTACGGCGGTAACTGTTGATGCTTTGGCCGTCACGCAAGTCAAAAGTATGCGTTTGTGGCGAGCGCCGGATAACACACGTCTGGTGTTCGACCTTTCCGGGCCAGTACAGCACAGCGTGTTTACCCTGACAGCCCCGGATCGTCTGGTCATCGATATCAATGGTGCAACACTGGCCGCGCCGTTGGCCGTGTCGACCTCCAATACTCCGATTACCAGTGTGCGCTCGGCCCAGCGTACACCGACCGACTTGCGTGTGGTGATTGATCTGAGCAAGTCGGTTACGCCCAAGAGCTTTACCTTGGCGCCGAATGCTCAGTATGGCAATCGCCTGGTGGTTGACCTTTTCGACCAGGCCGCTGATGCCGTCGCACCTGCGCCAACACCGCCGGTTGCCACCACCCCGGCGGTGCCAGTGACACCTGCGCAGCCGTCGATCAAGCTGACCCCTGTGCCCAGCGGCAAGCGGGACATTGTTATCGCCATCGATGCCGGTCATGGTGGTGAAGACCCTGGGGCTTCGGGCTCCAAGGGCCAGCATGAAAAAGACATCGTATTGTCGATTGCCAAGGAGCTGCAGCGTCAGATCAACAGCGAGAAGGGTTTCCGTGCTGAATTGACGCGTACCGGCGACTATTTCATTCCGCTGCGCAAGCGTACCGAGATTGCCCGCAAGAAAGGCGCTGACCTGTTTATATCGATCCACGCTGACGCTGCGCCCTCCAAGGCTGCCTTTGGTGCTTCGGTATTCGCCCTGTCTGATCGCGGTGCCACCTCGGAAACCGCCCGTTGGCTGGCCGACAGTGAAAACCGTTCGGACCTGATCGGTGGTGCCGGTAACGTCAGCCTCGACGATAAGGACCGCATGCTTGCGGGCGTGCTGCTCGACCTGTCGATGACCGCATCGCTGAGTTCGAGCCTCAACGTCGGGCAGAAGGTTCTGGGCAACATGGGCCGCGTCACCCCATTGCACAAACGACGGGTCGAGCAGGCAGGTTTTATGGTGCTGAAGTCGCCAGACATCCCTTCGATCCTGGTGGAAACCGGCTTTATCTCCAACGCCAACGAAGCGGCCAAGCTCGCAACTCGGAGTCACCAGCAATCGTTGGCGCGTTCGATTCACAGTGGTGTGCGCCAGTTCTTCCAGCAGAACCCGCCGCCCGGTACTTACATCGCGTTCTTGCGTGACAGCGGCAAAATCGCCCAAGGGCCACGCGAACACAGCGTGCGTCCAGGCGAGACGCTGGCCATGATCGCTGTGCGTTATCAGGTCAGCGTGGCTAGTCTGCGCTCGGCCAACAGCCTCAAGAGTGATGAATTGAAAGTCGGCCAGAGCTTGAATATCCCCACGACTGCCCTGGCGTCGCAGCAATGA
- the tsaE gene encoding tRNA (adenosine(37)-N6)-threonylcarbamoyltransferase complex ATPase subunit type 1 TsaE, with protein sequence MSGVTLFLADEEAMVRFGHRIAEVTKGHGVIFLEGDLGAGKTTLSRGIIRGLGHTGAVKSPTFTVVEPYEIGDIRAFHFDLYRLVDPEELEFLGIRDYFEDDALCLFEWPQKGAGVLPKPDLTITISPQASGRSLNLSPQGARGVAWCAALALEFK encoded by the coding sequence GTGTCAGGTGTAACCCTGTTTTTGGCCGACGAAGAGGCCATGGTCCGTTTCGGTCACCGTATTGCCGAAGTGACCAAAGGTCACGGCGTGATTTTTCTGGAAGGGGACCTGGGCGCAGGTAAAACCACCTTGTCGCGCGGCATCATTCGCGGTCTTGGGCATACCGGAGCGGTAAAAAGCCCTACCTTTACAGTGGTTGAACCTTATGAAATCGGCGATATTCGTGCGTTTCACTTCGATCTCTATCGCTTGGTCGATCCAGAGGAGCTGGAGTTCTTGGGTATTCGCGATTACTTCGAAGATGACGCGTTGTGCCTGTTCGAATGGCCCCAAAAGGGTGCGGGTGTTTTGCCAAAGCCCGACCTGACCATTACCATAAGCCCCCAGGCGAGCGGTCGTTCGCTGAACCTGTCGCCGCAGGGGGCACGTGGCGTAGCCTGGTGTGCCGCTCTGGCCTTGGAATTCAAATAG
- a CDS encoding NAD(P)H-hydrate dehydratase — MPQTKHPANAPQIISSVTLTPLAPRQITAQKGDFGHVLVVGGDRGTGGAVLLSAEATLRCGAGLVSLATRSEQVAAALARLPEVMCLGVHSANQLMTPLERASVVVVGPGLGQAAWGRSLLSAVANARLAQVWDADALNLLARAPLALAGGSIITPHPGEAARLLGISTEAVQADRAGAARKLARKYAVVCVLKGAGTLVADPAGQLALCERGHPAMAGAGLGDVLSGVLGALLAQGLSSWDAACLGVWLHACAGERQGMQGRGLAASDLVPAIRHLLEEHSACQV, encoded by the coding sequence ATGCCTCAGACCAAACACCCTGCAAACGCACCGCAGATCATCAGCAGCGTCACCCTGACGCCACTTGCGCCGCGCCAGATTACGGCGCAAAAGGGCGATTTTGGCCATGTCTTGGTGGTCGGCGGTGATCGCGGCACCGGCGGGGCCGTTCTGCTCAGTGCTGAGGCCACGTTGCGCTGTGGTGCCGGGCTGGTCTCGCTGGCCACGCGCAGCGAGCAGGTCGCCGCTGCTTTGGCGCGGCTGCCGGAGGTGATGTGCCTGGGCGTGCATTCGGCTAACCAATTAATGACGCCCCTCGAGCGAGCCTCGGTAGTGGTAGTCGGTCCAGGCCTTGGCCAGGCGGCCTGGGGGCGTAGCTTACTGTCGGCGGTTGCCAATGCGCGGCTGGCGCAGGTGTGGGACGCCGATGCGTTGAATCTGCTGGCACGGGCGCCGTTGGCGCTGGCAGGCGGCTCGATCATTACCCCGCACCCAGGAGAGGCCGCACGGTTGCTGGGGATCTCCACCGAGGCGGTCCAGGCTGATCGTGCGGGAGCAGCGCGCAAACTCGCGCGTAAATACGCAGTCGTATGTGTGCTCAAGGGTGCGGGTACCCTGGTGGCTGATCCGGCCGGGCAGCTTGCCTTGTGCGAGCGTGGGCACCCGGCTATGGCGGGTGCGGGCCTGGGCGACGTACTCAGTGGGGTGCTGGGGGCGCTGCTGGCTCAGGGGTTGTCGAGCTGGGACGCGGCCTGTCTGGGCGTCTGGTTGCATGCCTGCGCCGGAGAGCGGCAGGGTATGCAAGGTCGTGGGCTGGCGGCCAGTGATCTGGTGCCAGCGATTCGTCATTTATTGGAGGAGCATTCAGCGTGTCAGGTGTAA
- the queG gene encoding tRNA epoxyqueuosine(34) reductase QueG, whose protein sequence is MSAATPDLPALAQSIKDWGKALGFAHVGIAGVDLAEHEQHLERWLEAGYHGEMDYMGAHGSKRSHPDQLVPGTLRVVSLRMDYLPGDTRMAQQLAHPEKAYISRYALGRDYHKLIRKRVQHLAERIQKDIGPFGFRAFVDSAPVLEKAIAEQAGLGWIGKNTLLLNRKAGSYFFLAELFVDIPLPVDPPQASEHCGRCSACLDICPTQAFVGPYVLDARRCISYLTIELKSTIPEELRPLIGNRVFGCDDCQIVCPWNRFARPTAESDFKPRHNLDSAELAVLFMWDEQTFLDSTEGSPLRRAGYERWLRNLAVGLGNAPSTIPVLEALKARQDHPSELVREHVQWALGQHAMKAAACAKPQTSS, encoded by the coding sequence ATGTCTGCTGCCACTCCCGATCTTCCCGCACTGGCCCAATCGATCAAAGACTGGGGTAAAGCGCTCGGCTTTGCCCATGTCGGCATCGCCGGGGTGGATCTGGCTGAGCACGAACAGCACCTGGAGCGCTGGCTCGAAGCCGGCTATCACGGCGAAATGGATTACATGGGTGCCCATGGCAGCAAGCGCTCGCACCCCGACCAATTGGTGCCGGGAACCCTGCGTGTGGTCTCGCTGCGCATGGACTATCTGCCGGGCGACACACGCATGGCCCAGCAACTGGCCCATCCGGAAAAAGCCTATATCTCCCGTTATGCCCTGGGCCGTGACTATCACAAGCTGATTCGCAAACGCGTGCAGCACTTGGCTGAGCGCATTCAGAAAGACATTGGCCCATTCGGTTTTCGGGCCTTCGTCGACAGCGCCCCGGTCCTGGAGAAAGCCATTGCCGAGCAGGCCGGGTTGGGCTGGATTGGCAAAAACACCCTGCTGCTCAACCGCAAGGCCGGCAGCTACTTCTTTCTCGCCGAGCTATTTGTCGACATTCCGCTGCCGGTCGATCCGCCGCAGGCCAGTGAGCATTGCGGTCGTTGCAGTGCCTGTCTGGACATCTGCCCGACCCAGGCCTTTGTCGGTCCATATGTACTAGACGCCAGGCGCTGCATCTCGTACCTGACAATCGAGCTGAAAAGCACCATCCCTGAAGAACTGCGACCCCTGATCGGCAACCGCGTATTCGGCTGTGATGACTGCCAGATCGTCTGCCCCTGGAACCGCTTCGCCCGGCCGACCGCCGAGAGTGACTTCAAACCCCGGCACAACCTCGATAGCGCGGAGTTGGCCGTGCTGTTCATGTGGGACGAGCAGACCTTCCTCGACAGTACCGAAGGCTCACCGTTAAGGCGTGCCGGGTATGAACGCTGGCTGCGCAATCTGGCGGTGGGATTGGGCAACGCGCCTTCGACCATACCGGTATTGGAGGCGCTGAAGGCGCGCCAGGATCATCCGTCGGAGCTGGTGCGCGAACATGTGCAGTGGGCGCTGGGGCAGCATGCGATGAAAGCAGCGGCATGCGCGAAGCCCCAAACGTCTAGCTGA
- a CDS encoding trimeric intracellular cation channel family protein, whose amino-acid sequence MLLMLYLIAITAEAMTGALSAGRRGMDWFGVVLIACITALGGGSVRDVLLGHYPLTWVKHPEYLVLTSFAALMTIFIAPLMRHLRSLFLVLDALGLVAFTLIGCMTALEMGQGMLVASISGVITGVFGGILRDIFCNDIPLIFRRELYASVSFAAAWFYLGCVYFNVPSEQAILLTLFGGLLLRLLAIRFHWEMPKFHYNDEH is encoded by the coding sequence ATGTTGTTGATGCTCTATCTCATTGCAATCACCGCTGAAGCCATGACTGGCGCGCTGTCTGCCGGGCGCCGCGGCATGGACTGGTTCGGCGTGGTGTTGATCGCCTGCATCACTGCGTTGGGTGGTGGCTCGGTGCGCGATGTGTTGCTGGGGCATTACCCGCTGACCTGGGTAAAGCACCCGGAGTACCTGGTGCTGACCAGTTTTGCTGCACTGATGACCATCTTCATCGCACCCTTGATGCGTCACCTGCGCTCATTGTTCCTGGTGCTCGATGCCTTGGGGCTGGTGGCCTTTACCCTGATTGGTTGCATGACGGCACTGGAAATGGGGCAGGGCATGCTGGTGGCGTCGATCAGCGGGGTGATCACCGGGGTGTTTGGCGGTATTTTGCGTGACATCTTCTGCAATGATATTCCGCTGATCTTCCGCCGTGAGCTGTATGCGAGCGTGTCGTTTGCGGCCGCTTGGTTCTATCTGGGGTGTGTTTACTTCAATGTGCCCAGCGAGCAGGCGATCCTGTTGACCTTGTTTGGTGGTTTGCTGCTGCGCTTGTTGGCCATTCGCTTTCACTGGGAAATGCCCAAGTTTCATTACAACGATGAGCACTGA